In Pengzhenrongella sicca, a single genomic region encodes these proteins:
- a CDS encoding S8 family peptidase: MAERDRPHILVPTPPQPEPFTLAAAGGGAEKEGFIGDRRRHGRRLTHELEQAFIAPAEVPETEGTYVTFQSFPGLELALESLDPQRAGDQPELVAVRQDEREGGSVQVATVYIPDGKKEYFVKRLTDYVETARTDGVRHARLVDGIQSIRRATIRELWTDPEDLYPREAAQTFWWEVWLRRRDGNERHRFTGFAARHQLRTSEHYLGFGDRTVVLLHATADQLASAFEALDDIAELRRPHDVANLLASLPATEQADWVDDLRSRLRTADENAPVVCLLDTGIQAGHPLLVESINKSDLHVADPLWRVQPFHSHGTEMAGLALYGDLHGAIVDTQPVTLRHGLESVKILPDHGANARDLYGAIIARSVDLPEIQASDRPRVFMLAVTAPHPVYSTADPDPAEQADAGRPTSWSATIDALSFGRAIDDTDPKFTYLDRDEPRRPRLFVVSAGNIHDLDANDDHLDRSDVEPVEDPAQAWNALTVGAYSEQDDMSGAPADFAGYVPIAQRGELSPVSRTSVVFDRKKWPFKPEVVADGGNTAASPDKTGVDTPPNLALLTTRLQRPGEGFFTTTRDTSAATAQVAAIAADIQAAYPTLRPETVRALIVHSAEWTPPMSARLNAAPTMGRRVSLLRRYGMGVPDAGRALRSAADALTLIAEARIHPYERDGASNAGKVREMNLHDLPWPVQELENLGETQVRLRVTLSYFVEPNPSNRGWTGRYIYPSHGLRFATRRPEESVESFRQRINTRARQDGQRPPSLDTEQGWTFGSNQQQAPGSLHTDIWRGTAAALASKGALAVYPVAGWWKTRGTYDQSIHGVDYSLVVSIESPEVEVDLWTPVAQLVGTVIEITS, encoded by the coding sequence ATGGCCGAACGCGACCGCCCGCACATCCTCGTCCCGACCCCGCCGCAACCCGAGCCGTTCACGCTCGCTGCCGCCGGAGGTGGCGCCGAGAAGGAGGGCTTCATCGGCGACCGGCGACGCCACGGGCGTCGTCTCACCCACGAACTCGAACAAGCGTTCATCGCCCCGGCCGAAGTGCCCGAGACGGAAGGCACATACGTAACGTTCCAGTCCTTCCCAGGCCTTGAGCTCGCTCTGGAGAGCCTGGACCCACAACGAGCAGGGGACCAACCCGAACTCGTGGCGGTCCGGCAGGACGAGAGGGAAGGCGGCAGCGTTCAGGTCGCGACGGTGTACATCCCGGACGGCAAGAAGGAGTACTTCGTCAAGCGCCTGACCGACTACGTCGAGACGGCCCGCACAGATGGAGTACGCCACGCCAGGCTCGTCGACGGAATCCAGTCGATCCGCCGAGCCACCATCCGAGAGCTCTGGACCGACCCGGAGGACCTCTACCCCCGCGAGGCGGCGCAGACGTTCTGGTGGGAAGTGTGGCTCCGCAGACGCGACGGCAACGAGCGTCACAGATTCACTGGTTTCGCTGCGCGGCATCAGTTGCGGACCAGCGAGCACTACCTAGGCTTTGGCGACAGGACCGTCGTGCTCCTGCACGCGACCGCCGATCAACTGGCCTCGGCGTTCGAAGCGCTGGACGACATCGCCGAATTGAGGCGACCGCACGACGTCGCCAACCTCCTGGCTTCGCTCCCTGCCACGGAGCAGGCCGACTGGGTCGACGACCTGCGCAGTCGCTTGCGGACAGCCGATGAGAACGCGCCAGTGGTATGCCTGCTGGACACCGGAATCCAGGCTGGACACCCTCTGCTAGTCGAGTCGATCAACAAGAGCGACCTGCACGTAGCCGACCCGCTCTGGCGCGTGCAGCCTTTCCATTCCCACGGAACCGAGATGGCTGGCTTGGCGCTGTACGGCGATCTGCACGGCGCGATCGTCGACACCCAACCAGTCACACTGCGCCACGGCCTGGAGTCGGTGAAGATCCTGCCTGACCACGGGGCGAACGCCCGCGACCTATACGGCGCGATCATCGCGCGATCGGTGGACCTGCCCGAAATTCAGGCCTCCGATCGCCCTCGAGTGTTCATGCTGGCAGTTACCGCGCCGCACCCGGTCTATTCGACGGCCGATCCGGATCCGGCCGAACAAGCCGATGCTGGACGACCGACGTCGTGGTCAGCCACGATCGATGCGCTTTCGTTCGGGCGTGCGATCGATGACACCGACCCGAAGTTCACCTACCTGGATCGCGACGAGCCGCGCAGACCGCGTCTGTTTGTGGTCTCCGCGGGCAACATCCACGATCTCGACGCGAATGACGATCACCTTGATCGAAGCGACGTCGAACCGGTCGAGGACCCCGCGCAGGCATGGAACGCACTGACCGTCGGCGCCTACTCGGAGCAGGATGACATGTCCGGCGCGCCAGCTGACTTCGCCGGCTACGTGCCAATCGCGCAGCGCGGTGAGCTCTCGCCGGTCAGTCGCACCTCGGTCGTATTTGACCGCAAGAAGTGGCCTTTCAAGCCTGAGGTGGTCGCCGACGGCGGCAATACCGCCGCGTCACCGGACAAGACCGGCGTGGATACCCCGCCTAATCTCGCGCTGCTCACGACGCGGCTTCAGCGCCCCGGGGAGGGGTTCTTCACGACCACTCGGGACACGTCGGCCGCCACAGCGCAGGTCGCGGCTATCGCAGCGGACATCCAGGCGGCCTACCCGACGCTGCGCCCTGAGACCGTCCGTGCGCTGATAGTTCACTCGGCCGAATGGACACCGCCTATGAGTGCCCGCCTCAACGCTGCACCCACGATGGGTCGCCGGGTGAGCCTCCTACGCCGTTACGGCATGGGTGTACCCGACGCTGGCCGCGCGCTGCGCAGCGCTGCCGACGCACTGACGCTCATCGCCGAGGCGCGTATCCACCCGTACGAACGAGACGGCGCCAGCAATGCTGGCAAAGTCCGCGAGATGAACCTGCATGACCTGCCGTGGCCGGTGCAGGAACTTGAGAATCTGGGCGAGACCCAAGTTCGGCTGCGCGTCACGCTGTCCTACTTCGTGGAGCCCAACCCATCAAACCGCGGCTGGACCGGACGGTACATTTACCCTTCGCACGGGCTTCGATTCGCGACGCGGCGACCCGAGGAGAGCGTCGAGTCATTCCGTCAGCGCATCAACACGCGCGCGCGGCAGGACGGCCAGCGCCCGCCGAGTCTCGACACCGAACAGGGCTGGACATTCGGGAGCAACCAGCAGCAGGCGCCAGGCTCCCTGCACACGGATATCTGGCGAGGAACGGCGGCCGCCTTGGCGAGCAAGGGGGCCCTCGCCGTATATCCAGTCGCCGGCTGGTGGAAGACCCGGGGGACCTACGACCAGAGCATCCACGGGGTCGACTACTCGCTCGTGGTGAGTATCGAGTCGCCTGAGGTCGAGGTCGACCTGTGGACGCCCGTTGCACAGCTGGTCGGCACCGTGATTGAGATTACGTCCTGA
- a CDS encoding AAA family ATPase: MATNDQLKALVKSHADGDDPQFYAVAMQVAAKAARAGQSRFAQELRDLVDELRKRTTSQTRVTSVVPVARPRGELGSLLTVSYTEARLADLVLSPALTERLRHVLLEQRQRDMLARHGLHPARRLLLIGPPGTGKTSTARVIAGELGLPLFAIRLDSIITKYMGETAAKLRLIFDALVETRGVYLFDEVDALAGDRAAPNDVGEIRRVLNSFLQFLEEDTSDSVIVAATNHPQLLDNALYRRFDTIMDFVLPDDQSIRAVIGNRLASFRASNVSWPRVIPAARGLSHAEIVTATENAAKRTVLNGRDRILTGDLVAALAERPRAGAHPEPIA, from the coding sequence GTGGCGACCAATGACCAGCTCAAAGCACTGGTGAAGAGCCACGCCGATGGCGACGACCCGCAGTTCTACGCGGTCGCGATGCAGGTGGCCGCCAAGGCTGCTCGCGCAGGTCAGTCAAGGTTCGCACAGGAGTTGCGAGACCTCGTCGACGAATTACGCAAGCGAACAACGTCGCAGACGCGGGTTACCTCCGTTGTGCCTGTAGCGCGCCCACGCGGGGAACTGGGCTCTCTGCTGACCGTCAGCTATACCGAGGCACGCCTGGCGGACCTCGTGCTGTCACCAGCGCTGACCGAGCGGCTGAGGCACGTCCTGCTCGAACAGCGTCAACGGGACATGCTCGCCCGGCACGGGCTGCACCCCGCACGCAGGCTGCTTTTGATAGGCCCACCTGGAACAGGGAAGACCTCGACCGCGCGAGTCATCGCCGGCGAGCTCGGCCTTCCGCTGTTCGCGATCCGGCTCGACAGCATCATCACGAAGTACATGGGCGAGACAGCCGCGAAGCTGCGCCTGATCTTTGACGCGCTCGTCGAGACCCGGGGCGTGTACCTGTTCGACGAGGTCGACGCGCTTGCCGGCGACCGAGCTGCCCCCAACGATGTCGGCGAGATCCGCCGCGTGCTGAACTCATTCCTGCAATTCCTGGAGGAGGACACGTCCGACAGTGTCATCGTGGCCGCAACCAACCACCCACAGCTTCTGGACAACGCGCTGTACCGACGCTTCGACACGATCATGGACTTCGTCCTGCCCGATGACCAGAGCATCAGAGCGGTAATCGGCAACCGACTGGCGTCCTTTCGGGCGAGCAACGTCAGTTGGCCGCGGGTAATCCCGGCGGCGCGCGGGCTCAGCCACGCGGAAATCGTAACGGCGACTGAGAACGCCGCTAAACGCACAGTCCTCAACGGGCGGGACCGGATCCTGACCGGAGACCTGGTCGCGGCGCTGGCGGAGCGGCCGCGCGCTGGTGCCCATCCCGAGCCGATCGCGTAG
- a CDS encoding sulfate permease encodes MIWYLSSWIAGTAIRLTQMYAPTNIIANFIRTRHGHKWGLPIAAVLVPAYAIAFSRVVDPATATGNGWLYLLAVLMFGNTGKLFALGILGAVLLVRAKVREWTWVGSHSRTA; translated from the coding sequence ATGATCTGGTACCTCAGCTCATGGATAGCCGGCACGGCGATCCGCCTCACGCAGATGTACGCACCGACGAACATCATCGCGAATTTCATCCGCACCCGCCATGGCCACAAGTGGGGCTTACCCATCGCTGCGGTGCTGGTGCCCGCCTACGCCATCGCTTTCAGCCGCGTCGTGGACCCGGCAACCGCCACCGGCAACGGCTGGCTCTACCTACTCGCCGTGCTGATGTTCGGGAACACAGGCAAGCTCTTCGCACTAGGGATCCTCGGCGCCGTGTTGCTCGTGCGCGCGAAAGTCCGCGAATGGACGTGGGTAGGAAGTCACTCTCGAACAGCGTGA
- the mobF gene encoding MobF family relaxase: MTVSLRVMTAGDGVAYLLRSVVAGDGDRSLATPLTRYYAETGTPPGTWIGSGVGEFGTGQLTAGDVVTARQLESLLGAGRDPVTQEPLGRAFPKYEPVRDRIADRVAKLDPQLSALERAGAVARIEGEETARGTRRAVAGFDLTFSVPKSVSVLWGLADAGTQAMFVEAHHAAVEEVLAFFEREVAATRVGADTGHGLVARVDVVGVAATAYDHYDSRAGDPQLHTHVVVSNKVKTAGDGKWRTLDSQAVHASVVAVSEYYNAVLADRLTATFGVGWQRRHRPGVDRSDKWEITGVSEELIAEFSNRSRAIDVAKDQLIASYAETRGHQPSKRRIIKLRAQATLATRPEKEIHSLRDLTAGWRQRARGSLHDDPTAWARRQTTSRGAAMLSAAQIDPDLVREVGDRVVGVVAEKRSTWRHWNLWAEASRQTMGWRFTTIADREQIVAMIVDAAEANSIALTPPELATSPAGYTRPDGTSIFRPKHATVFTSPEILTAEDHLLARASSLTAASVPAKVVERVVASKHDGRRLSAEQATAIEAIVTSGRQLDLLVGPAGAGKTTAMRALHAAWTTQHGDRSVVGLAPSAAAAAVLAHELGIAAENTAKWLVEHDHGRADFAAGQLVIVDEATLAGTHTLDWITGLAERAGAKVLLVGDWAQLQSVDAGGAFSMLASARDDVPELTEVHRFTHEWEKTASLALRTGSADAIAAYARHDRLRGGSTAEMVDAAYAAWHSDQRAGLATLLVTDSTESVHLLNDRARAERIATGETSSGRDVALADDARASVGDLVISRRNDRTLRTARAGWVRNGDRWRITDIRKNGAIEVKRHGRRFGARVVLPPEYVAEHIDLGYAVTAHRAQGLTVDTAHVVVTGSTTRENVYVAMTRGRNSNVAYVALDSPDDQHLPPQVDGVDAVAVLTAVLQRSGSERSAHQTVAIEQNAWTGIAQLAAEYETIAADATRARYETIVRDALNGTGDLIAAEIDAVIASEAFGALAAQLRRAEASGIDLATMVPDLVSARTLHDAADAAAVLHYRLVNAMSETVGIGNPGLIVGLIPVASGEVPNDVRSALDERRALIEARAATLATNAVRTGEAWVQALGAQPSLSGDVAPWLYQVEIVAAYRDLYGITDSYPLGSDPVTLVQQCDANHAATAMGRAIEIASAHEDGVLDDSLNLGLELA; the protein is encoded by the coding sequence GTGACGGTGTCGCTGCGGGTGATGACGGCCGGGGACGGCGTGGCCTACTTGCTGCGGTCGGTCGTGGCCGGTGATGGCGACCGGTCGCTGGCGACGCCTCTGACGCGGTACTACGCCGAGACCGGCACGCCGCCGGGGACCTGGATAGGTTCCGGGGTGGGGGAGTTCGGCACTGGGCAGCTCACCGCAGGTGACGTCGTCACGGCGCGCCAGCTCGAGAGTCTCCTGGGCGCCGGACGCGATCCCGTCACGCAGGAGCCGCTCGGGCGGGCGTTCCCGAAGTACGAGCCGGTGCGCGACCGGATCGCAGACCGGGTCGCCAAGCTCGACCCGCAACTGAGCGCGCTCGAGCGAGCGGGCGCGGTCGCGCGGATCGAAGGTGAGGAGACCGCACGCGGGACCCGTCGGGCGGTGGCCGGGTTCGACCTGACGTTCTCGGTGCCCAAGTCCGTTTCGGTGCTGTGGGGTCTGGCGGACGCCGGAACCCAGGCGATGTTCGTCGAAGCCCACCACGCAGCCGTCGAGGAGGTGCTGGCGTTCTTCGAGCGCGAGGTCGCCGCCACCCGGGTCGGCGCGGACACCGGCCACGGCCTGGTGGCGCGGGTCGACGTCGTCGGGGTCGCGGCCACCGCGTACGACCACTACGACTCCCGTGCCGGGGACCCGCAGCTGCACACCCACGTCGTGGTCTCGAACAAGGTCAAGACCGCAGGCGACGGCAAGTGGCGCACCCTGGACTCCCAAGCCGTGCACGCCTCGGTCGTGGCGGTGAGCGAGTACTACAACGCCGTGCTCGCCGACCGGCTGACCGCGACGTTTGGGGTGGGGTGGCAGCGCCGCCACCGACCCGGGGTCGATCGTTCTGACAAGTGGGAGATCACCGGCGTCAGCGAGGAGCTCATCGCCGAGTTCTCCAACCGATCCCGCGCCATCGACGTCGCGAAGGACCAACTCATCGCCTCTTACGCAGAAACCCGGGGACACCAGCCCTCGAAGCGGCGGATCATCAAACTGCGCGCCCAGGCGACCCTGGCGACGCGGCCGGAGAAGGAGATCCACTCGCTGCGCGACTTGACCGCCGGTTGGCGGCAACGAGCTCGCGGGTCGCTGCACGACGATCCCACCGCGTGGGCCCGCCGGCAGACGACAAGCCGCGGGGCAGCGATGCTGTCTGCCGCGCAGATCGATCCGGACCTGGTGCGCGAGGTCGGCGACCGCGTCGTCGGCGTCGTGGCGGAGAAGCGGTCGACCTGGCGGCACTGGAACCTTTGGGCCGAAGCGTCTCGGCAGACGATGGGCTGGCGGTTCACGACCATCGCCGACCGCGAGCAGATCGTCGCCATGATCGTCGACGCAGCCGAAGCGAACTCCATCGCCCTGACCCCACCAGAGCTCGCGACCAGCCCGGCCGGCTACACCAGGCCGGATGGGACGAGCATCTTCCGGCCCAAGCACGCCACCGTGTTCACCTCGCCCGAGATCCTCACCGCCGAAGACCACCTGCTCGCCCGGGCCAGCTCCCTGACGGCGGCGTCCGTCCCGGCGAAGGTCGTCGAACGGGTGGTCGCGAGCAAGCATGATGGGCGGCGGTTGTCCGCTGAGCAGGCCACCGCGATCGAAGCGATCGTGACGTCGGGTCGCCAGCTCGATCTGCTCGTCGGTCCGGCCGGGGCTGGCAAGACCACGGCGATGCGGGCGCTGCACGCGGCGTGGACCACCCAGCACGGCGACCGTTCCGTTGTTGGCCTCGCCCCGTCCGCCGCAGCCGCGGCCGTCCTCGCGCACGAGCTCGGTATCGCGGCGGAGAACACCGCGAAGTGGCTGGTCGAGCACGACCACGGCCGAGCCGACTTCGCGGCCGGGCAGCTGGTCATCGTCGATGAGGCCACCCTCGCCGGCACCCACACCCTCGACTGGATCACCGGCCTCGCCGAGCGGGCCGGGGCGAAGGTGCTTCTCGTTGGGGACTGGGCCCAGCTTCAATCGGTTGACGCAGGCGGAGCGTTCTCGATGCTTGCTTCGGCCCGCGATGATGTCCCCGAGCTCACCGAGGTGCACCGGTTCACCCATGAGTGGGAGAAGACCGCGTCCCTGGCCCTGCGCACCGGAAGCGCCGACGCGATCGCCGCGTACGCGCGGCACGATCGGCTGCGCGGCGGCAGCACCGCCGAGATGGTCGACGCCGCCTACGCCGCTTGGCACTCCGACCAGCGCGCCGGATTGGCGACGTTGCTGGTGACGGACTCCACCGAGAGTGTCCACCTGCTCAACGATCGCGCCCGCGCCGAACGCATCGCCACCGGGGAGACCTCCTCCGGCCGCGACGTCGCGCTCGCTGATGACGCTCGCGCGTCTGTAGGGGATCTGGTGATCAGTCGACGCAACGACCGCACCCTGCGCACCGCACGTGCTGGCTGGGTGCGCAACGGCGACCGGTGGAGGATCACCGACATCCGTAAGAACGGCGCGATCGAGGTCAAACGACACGGCCGCAGGTTTGGGGCACGGGTAGTCCTGCCACCCGAGTACGTCGCCGAGCACATTGACCTCGGCTACGCGGTCACGGCGCATCGCGCGCAAGGCCTGACCGTGGACACTGCGCACGTGGTCGTGACCGGGTCGACCACCCGGGAGAACGTGTACGTCGCCATGACTCGCGGCCGCAACAGCAACGTCGCTTACGTCGCCTTGGACAGCCCCGACGACCAGCACCTGCCACCCCAGGTTGACGGCGTCGACGCCGTTGCTGTCCTGACCGCAGTTCTTCAACGCTCCGGCAGTGAAAGGTCCGCCCACCAAACCGTCGCGATCGAGCAGAACGCGTGGACTGGCATCGCCCAACTTGCCGCCGAGTACGAGACCATCGCCGCCGACGCCACCCGCGCCCGGTACGAGACCATCGTTCGCGACGCACTGAATGGAACGGGTGACCTGATCGCCGCCGAGATCGATGCCGTCATCGCGTCCGAGGCGTTCGGAGCACTCGCGGCCCAGTTGCGGCGCGCCGAGGCCAGCGGGATCGACCTCGCGACCATGGTGCCCGACCTCGTCAGCGCACGGACGCTTCACGATGCTGCTGACGCCGCCGCCGTCCTGCACTACCGCCTTGTCAACGCAATGAGCGAGACGGTTGGGATTGGCAATCCCGGCCTCATCGTCGGCCTGATCCCCGTGGCGTCGGGCGAGGTGCCCAACGATGTGCGCAGCGCCCTCGATGAGCGACGCGCACTCATCGAGGCCCGAGCGGCCACTCTCGCGACCAACGCCGTACGCACTGGCGAGGCGTGGGTGCAAGCGCTCGGAGCGCAACCAAGCCTGAGCGGCGATGTCGCGCCATGGCTGTACCAGGTCGAGATCGTGGCGGCCTACCGAGATCTCTATGGCATCACCGACAGCTACCCGCTCGGCTCGGACCCGGTAACCCTCGTCCAGCAATGCGACGCCAACCACGCAGCGACTGCGATGGGCAGGGCGATCGAGATCGCCAGTGCACACGAGGACGGAGTACTCGACGACTCCCTGAATCTGGGTCTCGAGCTCGCCTGA
- a CDS encoding SAF domain-containing protein, with protein MTSTSTRPDKTATPATGTAAPVPVPGPVPKMRRRPAVAAAALAAAVFGAIATGWAWSSTTASTQVVVVTGDVPRGAVITAGDLGVARITLDPALRPVDASQRGDIVGQRAATALSVGAIVTASMFEPETVPGEGMSLVPVALPPEQSLGLNLQGGDQVKIVETPPAGQATEGNPPFTVAEVAAVHPVIETGATVVSVTVPAADAPVLAARIASGNFYLVLDAREVN; from the coding sequence ATGACCAGCACCTCGACCCGCCCGGACAAGACCGCCACGCCCGCGACGGGCACGGCGGCCCCGGTTCCGGTCCCGGGTCCAGTGCCGAAGATGCGCCGGCGGCCGGCAGTCGCGGCTGCAGCCCTGGCTGCCGCTGTCTTCGGAGCGATCGCCACCGGGTGGGCGTGGTCCTCGACCACTGCCTCGACTCAAGTCGTCGTGGTCACCGGCGACGTTCCCCGCGGCGCGGTGATCACGGCGGGCGATCTGGGGGTCGCACGAATCACTCTGGACCCGGCACTGAGGCCGGTCGACGCCTCGCAGCGAGGCGACATCGTGGGGCAGCGAGCCGCGACCGCGCTGTCAGTCGGGGCCATCGTGACCGCGTCGATGTTCGAACCCGAGACCGTGCCGGGTGAGGGCATGTCACTGGTGCCGGTGGCGCTGCCCCCAGAGCAATCGTTGGGGCTGAACCTGCAGGGCGGAGACCAGGTAAAGATCGTCGAAACCCCGCCGGCCGGGCAGGCAACCGAAGGCAACCCGCCGTTCACTGTGGCGGAGGTCGCCGCCGTGCACCCGGTGATCGAGACCGGCGCCACGGTCGTGTCCGTCACCGTGCCGGCAGCTGATGCTCCGGTGCTGGCCGCACGGATCGCGTCGGGAAACTTCTATCTCGTGCTCGATGCGAGGGAGGTGAACTGA
- a CDS encoding P-loop NTPase family protein, whose amino-acid sequence MPVICLCSAAGAPGVTTTAVGLAMNWARPVLLVESDPSGSNGLLGGMFRGAREYESGLLDIAASPLAMYDAVRDATRPIEGTEVRYLVGLQTHTQAPGLENLWAPLGEELADLEHTGQDVIVDAGRLGLVGSPEPLLARADLTLIVTRSHLPALAAARSWVEQLRSAPTPWRQPGVLMVGEGQPYRSKEVHKALGLPVISTIADDPAGAAVYHRGAPAPRRFGGSGYVRSLHTCAQAITGAVARYRTELVKDVNA is encoded by the coding sequence ATGCCGGTGATCTGCCTGTGCTCAGCTGCGGGCGCGCCCGGGGTGACCACGACAGCTGTCGGGTTGGCGATGAACTGGGCCCGCCCCGTTCTGCTGGTCGAGTCCGACCCTTCCGGCAGCAACGGCCTACTCGGCGGAATGTTCCGCGGCGCCCGGGAGTACGAGAGTGGGCTGCTCGACATCGCTGCGTCGCCGCTCGCGATGTACGACGCGGTCCGTGACGCCACCCGCCCGATCGAGGGCACCGAAGTCCGCTACCTCGTCGGGTTGCAGACCCACACCCAGGCTCCTGGTCTAGAAAATCTGTGGGCGCCGCTCGGTGAGGAACTGGCTGACCTCGAGCACACGGGGCAGGACGTCATCGTCGATGCGGGGCGCCTGGGGTTGGTGGGTTCACCCGAGCCGCTGCTGGCACGGGCGGACCTGACATTGATCGTGACCCGGTCTCACTTGCCGGCGCTGGCCGCGGCCCGCTCCTGGGTCGAGCAGCTGCGATCGGCGCCGACGCCGTGGCGCCAGCCTGGGGTGTTGATGGTCGGCGAGGGGCAGCCCTACCGGTCGAAAGAAGTGCACAAGGCGTTGGGTCTACCCGTCATCTCGACGATCGCGGACGACCCTGCGGGTGCCGCCGTGTATCACCGGGGGGCGCCCGCGCCGCGCCGCTTCGGGGGCAGTGGGTATGTCCGCAGCCTGCACACGTGCGCTCAAGCGATCACGGGCGCGGTGGCTCGCTACCGCACTGAGTTGGTCAAGGACGTGAACGCATGA
- a CDS encoding CpaF family protein → MTAIDYTRPVRSPAASEGVDWAFVAVLRARASSRLADEVGRREQISKLAQEELGRSIILDLIETAVADRIDAGMAVWSEPQRKVIAKAVFDALFRLGRLQPLVEDARVENIMIDGFDNVLLELSDGSREIGPQVADSNAELIEFLVFLASRAETSTREFSESNPTMDLRLDDGSRLAASAWVCPRPQVNIRRHRLVQVSLQDLVDLDMLTPTAASFLAAAVRARKSIVVSGAQGAGKTTLVRALCAEIDAWEPIGTFETELELFLHDLHTQHRMVRAWEHRPGSGEIGPSGHRPGEFTLDQALSGSYRYNLARQIVGEVRGKEVWPMIKAMESGTGSISTTHASDAVAAIRKLVTCAMEAGPHITAELATAKLAATIDLVVHITLTTSRAQPGAAAVRTRQVAEIVAVSPGEQTTGYATTHVFTPGKDGAAVPGVLPDEYRELTAHGFDLTTYLNARPRSPEVA, encoded by the coding sequence ATGACGGCCATCGACTACACCCGCCCCGTTAGGTCTCCGGCGGCATCCGAAGGTGTCGACTGGGCGTTCGTGGCCGTGTTGCGGGCGCGTGCCTCAAGCCGGCTCGCCGACGAAGTCGGCCGACGCGAGCAGATCAGCAAACTGGCTCAGGAAGAGCTGGGCCGGTCGATCATCCTCGACCTCATCGAGACGGCGGTCGCCGACCGGATCGACGCCGGGATGGCGGTGTGGAGCGAACCGCAACGCAAGGTGATCGCCAAAGCAGTCTTCGACGCACTGTTCCGGTTAGGCCGGCTGCAACCGCTCGTGGAGGACGCCCGGGTCGAGAACATCATGATCGACGGCTTCGACAACGTCCTGCTCGAACTGTCTGACGGGTCGCGCGAAATCGGACCCCAGGTCGCGGACTCCAACGCCGAGCTCATCGAGTTCCTCGTCTTCCTCGCCTCTCGCGCCGAGACGAGCACCCGCGAGTTCTCCGAGTCCAACCCGACGATGGACCTGCGCCTGGACGACGGATCCCGGCTCGCGGCCAGCGCCTGGGTCTGCCCTCGTCCCCAGGTCAATATCCGCCGACACCGCCTGGTGCAGGTCTCCTTGCAAGACCTGGTCGACCTCGACATGCTCACCCCCACGGCCGCGTCGTTCCTGGCCGCGGCCGTCCGGGCACGCAAGTCGATCGTCGTGTCCGGCGCCCAGGGCGCCGGCAAGACGACGCTGGTGCGGGCGCTGTGCGCCGAGATCGACGCGTGGGAGCCGATCGGCACGTTCGAGACCGAACTGGAACTGTTCCTGCACGACCTGCACACCCAGCACCGGATGGTCCGCGCCTGGGAGCACCGTCCCGGTAGCGGCGAGATCGGCCCAAGTGGGCATCGCCCCGGTGAGTTCACGCTCGATCAAGCGCTGTCGGGGTCCTACCGGTACAACCTCGCCCGACAGATCGTCGGTGAGGTCCGCGGGAAAGAGGTCTGGCCGATGATCAAAGCGATGGAGTCCGGCACCGGGTCGATCTCCACCACCCACGCGTCCGACGCCGTCGCAGCCATCCGCAAACTGGTCACGTGCGCCATGGAAGCCGGACCGCACATCACCGCCGAGCTCGCCACCGCCAAGCTTGCCGCCACCATCGACCTCGTCGTGCACATCACCTTGACGACCTCACGCGCCCAGCCCGGCGCCGCGGCCGTCCGCACCCGCCAGGTCGCCGAGATCGTCGCGGTATCCCCCGGGGAGCAGACCACCGGATACGCGACCACCCATGTGTTCACCCCCGGCAAAGACGGCGCCGCTGTTCCCGGGGTGCTACCGGATGAATATCGGGAACTGACCGCGCACGGTTTCGACCTCACCACCTACCTCAACGCCAGGCCACGATCGCCGGAGGTGGCCTGA